From the Cohaesibacter sp. ES.047 genome, one window contains:
- the ugpA gene encoding sn-glycerol-3-phosphate ABC transporter permease UgpA, whose protein sequence is MEKRVKFRGWLLPMLLIAPQLIISAVFFFYPAGQAVWQSLFIPDPFGLSSQFVGLGNFEFLLSDKFYRASFVTTAIFSILVTLCSMIPALFLAVIADRLIKGSGVYRTLLIWPYAVAPAVAGVLWLFMFNTRVGIVSWYLGQLGYDWNHVLNGGEAMGLVVVASSWGRISYNFLFFLAALQSVPRSVIEAAAIDGARFWRRFFTIVLPLLSPTTFFLMVVNIVYAFFETFGVIHTITAGGPQQSTTILVYKVFSDGFVGQDLGSSAAQSVILLIVVGLLTVVQFKFIEKKVHY, encoded by the coding sequence GTGGAAAAGCGCGTCAAATTTCGAGGCTGGCTGTTGCCAATGCTGCTGATCGCCCCGCAGCTTATCATCTCGGCAGTCTTCTTCTTCTATCCAGCCGGCCAGGCAGTCTGGCAATCACTTTTCATACCCGACCCGTTTGGTCTGTCGTCCCAATTTGTGGGCTTGGGCAATTTCGAGTTTCTGCTCTCCGACAAATTCTATCGGGCCTCCTTTGTAACAACGGCCATTTTCTCGATACTGGTCACGCTCTGCTCGATGATCCCAGCCCTATTCCTCGCGGTCATCGCAGACCGGCTGATCAAGGGATCCGGGGTCTATCGCACCTTGCTGATATGGCCCTACGCGGTCGCGCCTGCGGTCGCGGGCGTCTTGTGGCTCTTCATGTTCAACACCCGCGTTGGTATTGTGTCATGGTATCTGGGCCAGTTGGGATATGACTGGAACCATGTGCTTAACGGCGGCGAGGCGATGGGACTGGTTGTCGTGGCCTCTTCCTGGGGACGCATCAGCTACAATTTCCTTTTCTTCCTCGCAGCGCTACAATCCGTGCCGCGATCGGTGATTGAGGCGGCCGCCATTGATGGCGCGCGCTTCTGGCGACGGTTCTTCACGATCGTTCTGCCGCTTCTGTCGCCTACCACCTTCTTCCTGATGGTGGTCAACATCGTCTATGCCTTCTTCGAGACCTTCGGTGTCATTCACACCATCACTGCAGGTGGGCCGCAGCAATCAACCACGATCCTAGTCTACAAGGTCTTCTCTGATGGTTTCGTTGGTCAGGATTTGGGCTCGTCCGCTGCACAATCCGTCATCTTGCTGATCGTTGTCGGCCTTTTGACTGTGGTCCAGTTCAAATTCATTGAGAAAAAGGTGCACTACTGA
- a CDS encoding GntR family transcriptional regulator: MNRKDKVELSQLDDEMSVKRISLAEIAAQRLRDLVLVGTLPPGQALSERELSDKLQISRTPLREAIRELAAEKLIEILPNRRPRVADPSTESINDLFDVQAALEALAGKLLIQRATNEKVDRLAALHKQLIKLSTSKDSMKFFRLDMEYHTTLVQFSDNSVLAETHRQYNAALFRARYLSSEHMRWRDTTMAEHEEIMEAILARDAARLSASLTTHLMTGKANHARLRLETEAIKGKGKKKKSDT, translated from the coding sequence ATGAATCGAAAAGACAAGGTTGAGCTGTCTCAACTCGACGACGAAATGTCAGTCAAACGCATTTCTCTCGCAGAAATTGCAGCGCAACGTCTGCGTGATTTGGTTCTGGTTGGAACATTGCCACCCGGCCAGGCTCTATCCGAACGCGAACTATCAGACAAATTGCAGATTTCTCGCACCCCCTTGCGCGAAGCGATCAGAGAGCTGGCAGCCGAAAAGCTGATCGAAATCCTTCCCAATCGCCGCCCCCGGGTCGCCGATCCATCCACAGAGTCGATCAATGATCTCTTCGACGTGCAGGCCGCCCTCGAAGCTCTGGCCGGCAAGCTTCTCATCCAGCGCGCAACGAACGAGAAAGTTGACCGGTTGGCCGCGCTTCACAAGCAGCTCATCAAGCTGTCAACCAGCAAGGATTCCATGAAATTCTTCCGGCTCGACATGGAATATCACACCACGCTCGTCCAGTTTTCAGACAATTCCGTCCTTGCGGAAACACATCGGCAGTATAATGCAGCCCTCTTCCGTGCCCGCTACTTGTCATCAGAACACATGCGTTGGCGCGACACGACAATGGCCGAGCATGAAGAGATTATGGAAGCAATCCTTGCGCGGGATGCCGCGCGCTTGTCTGCGTCATTGACAACCCACCTCATGACTGGCAAGGCCAACCACGCACGCCTGCGCCTCGAAACGGAAGCCATAAAGGGAAAAGGCAAAAAGAAAAAATCAGACACCTGA
- a CDS encoding SMP-30/gluconolactonase/LRE family protein: MFLDHLEVIDPAFKKLILMNTHLERLWQGARWMEGPVWFGAGRYLVFSDIPNCRMMRYDDTDGSVSEFRNPSNNSNGNTMDRQGRLITCEHLGRRVVRTEYDGSLTVLADNFKGKKLNSPNDVITDTSGAIWFTDPSYGIDWEYEGAKLDHEVGSNNVYRIDPASGNLELIADDFVQPNGLAFSPDESILYIADTGATHVDGGPAHIRRFKVEGSRLSGGEVFATCTAGLYDGFRVDHHGNIWSSSAEGVHCLTPEGELIGKIKVPEVVSNVCFGGPKRNRLFICGTTSLYATFLNTKGATI, from the coding sequence ATGTTTCTCGATCATCTGGAAGTAATCGATCCCGCATTCAAAAAGCTCATCCTGATGAACACACATCTGGAGAGGCTGTGGCAGGGAGCGCGCTGGATGGAAGGGCCGGTCTGGTTCGGCGCCGGGCGGTATCTGGTCTTTTCGGACATCCCCAATTGCAGGATGATGCGTTATGACGATACCGATGGATCCGTGTCGGAATTTCGCAATCCATCCAACAATTCCAACGGCAATACCATGGATCGTCAGGGCCGATTGATCACATGTGAGCATCTGGGGCGGCGCGTGGTGCGAACAGAATATGACGGTAGCCTGACGGTTCTGGCTGACAATTTCAAAGGCAAGAAGCTCAATTCGCCTAACGATGTCATCACCGACACCTCGGGAGCGATCTGGTTCACCGATCCTTCCTATGGCATCGACTGGGAATATGAAGGGGCCAAGCTGGACCATGAAGTCGGATCGAACAATGTCTATCGAATTGATCCGGCGTCCGGAAATCTCGAACTGATCGCAGATGACTTTGTTCAGCCCAACGGACTGGCCTTTTCTCCAGACGAGTCGATCCTCTACATTGCTGACACAGGAGCAACCCACGTTGATGGTGGTCCGGCCCACATCCGGAGATTCAAGGTGGAAGGCTCGAGGCTGTCTGGTGGCGAGGTTTTTGCAACCTGCACCGCAGGCCTGTACGACGGCTTCCGCGTGGACCATCACGGCAACATCTGGTCAAGCTCGGCCGAAGGTGTGCATTGCCTGACACCTGAAGGCGAGTTGATCGGCAAGATCAAGGTGCCGGAAGTGGTCTCCAACGTCTGTTTTGGTGGGCCGAAGCGCAATCGCTTGTTCATTTGCGGGACCACCAGTCTTTATGCGACGTTCCTCAACACCAAAGGTGCAACGATCTAG
- a CDS encoding IS5 family transposase (programmed frameshift) — protein MSDAEWAFFEPFMHSIRGRGGRPAGDHRLVLDGVFWIARTGAQWRDLPAEFGKWSSVYRQFRRWTLAGLWEMVLEALNESGAAPNQVQMIDSTVTRAIIHCPAGHCVSNVPREEAAGAKGGPPKEGFGRSKGGFTTKIHLITNAHGLPIKAEISPGQCSDYTGYDLLQDEDLPDPKVFIADRGYDANAIREDVEGKGGIAIIPGRSNRKKQPFLDPFVYALRNQIERCFNKLKNARRLATRYDKTANSYLDFIHIVSARLWIKKFVNRT, from the exons ATGAGCGATGCGGAATGGGCATTTTTCGAACCTTTCATGCACTCGATCCGTGGTCGTGGCGGTCGCCCGGCGGGAGATCATCGCTTGGTACTTGACGGGGTCTTCTGGATTGCTCGTACTGGAGCACAGTGGCGTGACTTGCCGGCGGAGTTCGGTAAATGGTCGTCGGTCTATCGCCAATTCCGACGCTGGACTTTGGCGGGTCTCTGGGAAATGGTTCTTGAGGCGCTGAACGAGAGTGGCGCCGCACCAAATCAGGTTCAAATGATCGACAGCACCGTCACCCGCGCCATCATCCACTGCCCGGCAGGGCATTGCGTTAGCAATGTCCCGAGAGAGGAGGCCGCGGGCGCAAAAGGGGGAC CTCCAAAAGAAGGTTTTGGCCGTTCAAAAGGTGGCTTCACGACGAAAATTCATCTGATCACGAATGCGCATGGCTTACCCATCAAGGCCGAGATATCACCGGGGCAGTGCTCCGACTATACCGGTTATGACCTGTTGCAAGATGAGGATTTGCCAGATCCAAAGGTCTTCATTGCAGACAGGGGCTATGACGCGAATGCAATCAGAGAGGATGTTGAGGGCAAGGGAGGGATTGCCATTATTCCTGGAAGATCAAATCGCAAGAAACAGCCCTTTCTCGACCCTTTCGTCTATGCATTACGCAACCAGATCGAGCGATGCTTCAACAAACTCAAGAATGCCAGACGACTGGCAACCCGATATGACAAAACGGCAAATAGCTATCTGGACTTCATTCACATCGTATCAGCAAGGCTTTGGATCAAAAAGTTTGTCAACAGAACCTAG
- a CDS encoding integrase core domain-containing protein — translation MEWSNVLSEQCIHRHRFETIKHANRVISDWIAFYNNYRPHQALAMRTPAEAFKLAA, via the coding sequence ATGGAATGGTCGAACGTGTTATCAGAACAATGCATTCACAGACACCGCTTCGAAACCATTAAACATGCAAATCGGGTTATAAGCGATTGGATTGCCTTTTACAATAATTACCGCCCGCACCAAGCACTCGCCATGCGGACACCCGCTGAGGCATTCAAATTAGCAGCATAA
- the ugpC gene encoding sn-glycerol-3-phosphate ABC transporter ATP-binding protein UgpC, with the protein MATVELKNIKKSFGADHVIHGISLDIADGEFIVIVGPSGCGKSTLLRMVAGLETVTSGDVLIGGERANDKEPMDRDIAMVFQNYALYPHMSVRQNMGYGLKIARLPKDQIEAKVEEAAKLLQLEALLDRKPRQLSGGQRQRVAMGRAIVREPAVFLFDEPLSNLDAKLRVQMRLEIKELQSQLGITSLYVTHDQVEAMTMADRMIVMNAGVAEQIGTPLEVYETPQTLFAAQFIGSPAMNVFDAHVEDGFLRVGEIRLTQTELQDGPVKLGIRPEQMIPDPDGPFSVDVHMSEPLGANTLLHGHLTTTGEIITVSLPGVHVLTRDHPHMTFSAQTDHLHIFDPITAKRL; encoded by the coding sequence ATGGCAACTGTAGAACTGAAAAACATCAAGAAAAGCTTCGGTGCAGACCATGTGATTCACGGGATCAGCCTCGACATAGCCGACGGTGAATTCATCGTCATCGTCGGTCCGTCCGGCTGCGGCAAGTCGACGCTTTTGCGCATGGTTGCGGGTCTGGAAACGGTAACAAGCGGCGATGTCCTCATTGGTGGCGAGCGCGCCAATGACAAGGAACCGATGGATCGGGACATCGCGATGGTGTTCCAGAACTACGCGCTCTATCCTCATATGTCGGTCCGCCAGAATATGGGCTATGGTCTGAAGATCGCCAGATTGCCAAAAGATCAGATCGAGGCAAAGGTCGAGGAAGCGGCGAAATTGCTTCAACTCGAAGCGTTGCTGGACCGCAAGCCGCGCCAATTGTCAGGCGGCCAACGTCAACGCGTTGCCATGGGGCGCGCCATTGTGCGAGAACCCGCAGTCTTCCTGTTTGATGAGCCACTCTCCAACCTTGATGCAAAACTGCGTGTGCAAATGCGCCTCGAAATCAAGGAGCTGCAATCCCAGCTAGGCATAACATCACTTTATGTGACCCATGATCAGGTGGAAGCCATGACCATGGCCGATCGGATGATCGTCATGAATGCTGGCGTCGCCGAGCAGATCGGCACGCCCCTTGAGGTGTATGAGACGCCTCAAACCCTGTTTGCCGCACAATTCATTGGCAGTCCCGCCATGAATGTGTTCGATGCCCATGTCGAGGACGGCTTCCTACGGGTCGGTGAGATCCGGCTGACTCAAACCGAACTACAAGACGGTCCCGTAAAGCTCGGCATACGCCCGGAGCAAATGATCCCGGATCCGGACGGCCCCTTCAGCGTTGACGTCCATATGTCCGAGCCTTTGGGCGCCAACACTCTGCTGCACGGCCATCTCACCACCACAGGCGAGATCATCACTGTCAGCCTTCCCGGTGTCCATGTCTTGACGAGAGATCACCCTCACATGACCTTCTCCGCCCAAACGGACCACCTGCATATCTTCGACCCGATCACGGCCAAGCGGCTTTGA
- a CDS encoding DDE-type integrase/transposase/recombinase: MIRTLHEGLLSEGVRVPIAKLCAWFGVPRRTVYYRPTKSAPKVDPRFAEPIKAMVEKEPSFGYRTVAWLLGFNKNTVQRIFQIKGWHVRKRAVGMRPRIEAVPSVATAPNERWSTDLARVWTGKDGWASLALVIDCHTRELLGWHLSRTGKATTATAALEHALISRFGTLGRVDREFQLRSDNGLVFTSRHFTAMVRSYGLKQEFITPHCPQQNGMVERVIRTMHSQTPLRNH; this comes from the coding sequence TTGATCCGGACGCTTCATGAGGGCCTCCTATCGGAAGGTGTGCGTGTGCCGATTGCCAAGCTCTGCGCATGGTTTGGCGTTCCTCGCAGGACCGTTTATTACCGGCCAACCAAATCAGCACCCAAAGTCGATCCCCGGTTTGCTGAGCCGATCAAAGCCATGGTCGAGAAGGAACCGTCCTTCGGCTATCGGACAGTTGCCTGGCTCTTGGGTTTTAACAAAAATACCGTACAGCGCATCTTCCAGATCAAGGGGTGGCACGTTCGCAAACGGGCCGTCGGAATGCGTCCCCGGATAGAGGCCGTGCCTTCTGTCGCCACCGCGCCCAATGAAAGATGGTCAACAGACCTAGCCCGAGTATGGACGGGAAAGGACGGCTGGGCATCATTGGCGTTGGTGATTGATTGCCATACTCGAGAGCTTCTTGGATGGCATCTATCACGCACAGGAAAAGCGACGACTGCGACAGCCGCTCTGGAACATGCCTTGATCAGTCGGTTTGGAACTCTTGGTCGAGTTGATCGCGAGTTCCAGCTCCGCTCTGACAATGGATTGGTTTTTACCAGCAGGCACTTCACAGCCATGGTTCGAAGTTATGGTCTTAAACAGGAGTTCATAACTCCGCATTGCCCGCAACAGAATGGAATGGTCGAACGTGTTATCAGAACAATGCATTCACAGACACCGCTTCGAAACCATTAA
- a CDS encoding DUF1153 domain-containing protein, which translates to MSITMDGKVKRWTAKRQSALVIEIIQGKTSVSEASRSYDLSPSEIEGWVEDAKRGMENSLRANPLDIHAQYEKQLKDLQEAYGEATLELRARKKLQALMEREDDN; encoded by the coding sequence ATGAGTATTACGATGGACGGCAAGGTCAAACGTTGGACAGCGAAGCGCCAATCAGCGCTTGTGATCGAGATCATTCAGGGAAAAACATCTGTTTCAGAGGCGAGCCGCTCTTATGATCTCTCCCCCTCTGAGATTGAAGGATGGGTTGAGGATGCCAAACGAGGCATGGAGAACTCTCTTCGAGCCAATCCGCTCGACATTCACGCCCAATATGAGAAGCAATTGAAGGATCTTCAGGAAGCCTATGGCGAGGCCACGCTTGAATTGCGTGCACGAAAAAAGTTGCAGGCCCTCATGGAGCGGGAGGACGACAATTGA
- a CDS encoding LysR substrate-binding domain-containing protein, whose product MTSILRLRQLEALLAVANHGSMTVAASELGISQPAVSRLLSDLAKEVGFAVYDRKDGQIVPTQEACFLLPSIRQVLELMQRIADVSHEITKRRAGHIRVACLPGFATSHLPDVVATFLKERPGVSMTIEPDRPERILEWMIGEQYDFGITDGFAGHPSLESSSVEIRTVCVFPRGHRLAGRDVVAPADLLEEKIIHSRRDSEFFGRLSSAFQDAHVALNSHIEVRQFTAACELVCRGAGVSVVSELDAVQFRERGLDFRPFLPRTPHVLSLVRPLLSRPSMITAEFMTSFLKSLNPYLECYPDTGL is encoded by the coding sequence ATGACATCGATTTTGCGGTTGCGCCAGCTAGAGGCCTTGTTGGCGGTTGCCAATCACGGCTCAATGACCGTGGCGGCCTCGGAGCTTGGAATTTCGCAACCGGCGGTGAGCCGCCTGCTGTCGGATCTCGCAAAGGAAGTGGGCTTCGCTGTCTATGATCGCAAGGATGGCCAGATCGTGCCGACACAGGAAGCGTGCTTCCTGTTGCCAAGCATCCGACAGGTGCTCGAACTGATGCAGCGAATCGCCGATGTCAGCCACGAGATCACGAAAAGGAGGGCAGGGCACATCCGGGTTGCCTGTCTGCCGGGATTCGCAACAAGCCATTTGCCGGATGTTGTCGCGACCTTCCTCAAGGAACGGCCCGGGGTCAGCATGACCATTGAGCCGGACCGGCCGGAGCGGATCCTTGAGTGGATGATCGGGGAGCAGTATGATTTTGGCATCACCGATGGTTTCGCTGGCCATCCATCCCTTGAGAGCAGCTCCGTTGAGATCCGTACCGTGTGCGTTTTTCCTCGTGGTCACCGGCTGGCAGGGCGTGATGTCGTCGCTCCTGCCGATCTCCTCGAGGAGAAGATTATCCATTCACGTCGGGACAGCGAGTTCTTCGGGCGTCTTTCGAGCGCATTTCAGGATGCGCATGTTGCGCTGAACTCCCATATTGAAGTGCGGCAGTTTACGGCGGCTTGCGAATTGGTATGCCGCGGCGCTGGGGTCTCCGTTGTCAGTGAACTCGATGCTGTGCAATTTCGTGAGCGCGGGCTCGACTTCCGCCCGTTCCTGCCCAGAACGCCTCATGTGCTCTCACTCGTTCGGCCACTTCTCTCCCGGCCATCCATGATTACGGCGGAGTTTATGACGAGTTTCCTCAAGAGCCTGAATCCCTATCTGGAGTGTTATCCTGATACCGGCTTATAA
- the ugpB gene encoding sn-glycerol-3-phosphate ABC transporter substrate-binding protein UgpB, whose protein sequence is MYSKMIAAIALAGTMLAPAAAMAQTEIQFWHAFTGRLGELVKTQVADFNASQSDYVVVESHKGNYSETLNAGIAAFRAGEQPHILMVFEVGTATMMAAKGAVQPVYQVMSKSGATFDPDAYIGAVKGYYTNTDGDMLSLPFNSSTPVLWVNRDAMSAAGVDPDTDLSTWEQVDEVLGKLKEGGEDCPMVTAWQSWIHLENLSAYHNVPFASKENGFAGLDTELMLNGDVQVKHLAKMGEWAKDGEFIYTGRRNEGGANFRAGDCALFTESSAGYAGIKSEAKFEFDVRPLPYWKSVAEAPQNTIIGGASLWVLNGHDDAEYKGVGEFLSYLSSTDVQAAWHQNTGYLPITIAAGEATRASGFYDENPGTDIAVKQMTKNQPTANSKGIRLGSFDQIRGIIDEEMEAIWSGDKTAQEAMDSAKERGDALLRRFEQANR, encoded by the coding sequence ATGTATAGCAAGATGATCGCAGCCATCGCATTGGCGGGCACAATGCTGGCGCCTGCTGCAGCAATGGCGCAAACAGAAATCCAGTTCTGGCATGCCTTTACGGGGCGCCTTGGTGAACTCGTCAAGACTCAGGTCGCTGACTTCAATGCAAGCCAGAGCGACTATGTTGTCGTCGAGAGCCACAAGGGCAACTATTCAGAAACGCTCAATGCAGGGATTGCCGCGTTTCGGGCCGGTGAACAGCCGCACATTCTGATGGTCTTCGAAGTCGGCACAGCAACGATGATGGCGGCCAAGGGGGCTGTGCAACCTGTCTATCAGGTCATGAGCAAAAGCGGCGCTACCTTTGACCCCGACGCCTATATTGGCGCGGTCAAGGGCTATTACACCAACACTGATGGCGACATGCTGTCCCTGCCCTTCAACTCGTCCACTCCTGTTCTCTGGGTCAACCGCGATGCAATGTCCGCCGCTGGCGTTGATCCAGACACAGACCTTTCGACTTGGGAGCAGGTGGACGAGGTGCTTGGCAAACTCAAGGAAGGCGGCGAGGATTGCCCGATGGTCACCGCTTGGCAGAGCTGGATCCATCTTGAGAATCTGTCTGCCTACCACAATGTCCCCTTTGCCTCGAAAGAGAATGGCTTTGCCGGTCTTGATACCGAACTCATGCTCAATGGCGACGTTCAGGTCAAACATCTGGCCAAAATGGGCGAATGGGCCAAGGATGGCGAATTCATCTATACCGGCCGCCGCAATGAAGGCGGGGCAAACTTCCGCGCCGGTGACTGCGCTCTCTTCACTGAAAGCTCCGCGGGCTATGCTGGCATCAAGTCCGAAGCCAAGTTCGAGTTCGATGTGCGTCCGCTGCCCTATTGGAAAAGCGTCGCCGAAGCGCCGCAAAACACCATCATTGGTGGCGCATCGCTTTGGGTCCTCAACGGCCATGATGACGCTGAATACAAGGGCGTCGGCGAGTTCCTGAGCTATCTGTCATCTACGGATGTTCAGGCTGCCTGGCACCAGAATACCGGCTATCTTCCCATCACGATCGCTGCGGGCGAAGCCACCCGGGCGTCTGGCTTCTACGATGAGAATCCGGGCACCGACATCGCCGTCAAGCAGATGACGAAGAACCAGCCGACCGCGAATTCCAAAGGCATTCGTCTTGGCTCCTTTGATCAGATCCGCGGCATCATTGACGAGGAGATGGAAGCCATCTGGTCAGGCGACAAGACCGCTCAGGAAGCAATGGATAGCGCCAAAGAGCGCGGTGACGCCTTGCTTCGCCGGTTTGAGCAGGCAAACCGCTAA
- the ugpE gene encoding sn-glycerol-3-phosphate ABC transporter permease UgpE, with the protein MVEKRGWGLWLTHVFMICGVLVVFFPIWLAFVASTVTQPEIVSPPMPIWPGEHFLENYKAALFSGVNVPVLTMLVNSLIMALGIAIGKIIISLLSAFAIVYFRFPGRTFFFWMIFLTLMLPVEVRIVPTFEVVAGFGMLNSYAGLIFPLIASATATFLFRQFFMTIPDELAEAARVDGAGPMRFFIDIVVPMSRTNIAALFVILFIYGWNQYLWPLLITTDPDMNTIVMGIKQMFPSGDDVAEWPVIMATSILAMIPPVIIVVSMQKLFIRGLVESEK; encoded by the coding sequence ATGGTCGAGAAGCGCGGCTGGGGCCTGTGGCTCACGCATGTCTTCATGATCTGCGGTGTTCTCGTGGTCTTCTTCCCGATCTGGCTGGCCTTCGTGGCCTCGACCGTCACCCAACCCGAAATCGTCTCGCCCCCGATGCCGATCTGGCCCGGCGAGCATTTTCTTGAAAACTACAAGGCAGCTCTCTTCTCAGGGGTCAATGTTCCGGTTCTCACCATGCTGGTCAACAGCCTGATCATGGCCCTTGGCATTGCCATCGGCAAAATCATCATCTCGCTGCTATCTGCCTTTGCCATCGTCTATTTCCGCTTTCCCGGACGGACGTTTTTCTTTTGGATGATCTTCCTCACCCTGATGCTGCCGGTCGAGGTGCGGATCGTGCCGACCTTTGAGGTCGTTGCTGGCTTTGGCATGCTCAACAGCTATGCGGGGCTGATCTTTCCCCTGATCGCCTCGGCGACGGCAACCTTTCTGTTTCGCCAGTTCTTCATGACCATCCCCGATGAGCTGGCAGAGGCGGCGCGCGTCGACGGAGCGGGACCGATGCGCTTCTTCATCGATATTGTCGTCCCGATGAGCCGGACCAATATCGCCGCGCTCTTCGTCATCCTCTTCATTTACGGCTGGAACCAGTATCTCTGGCCGCTTCTGATCACCACTGACCCGGACATGAACACAATTGTTATGGGCATCAAGCAGATGTTCCCCTCCGGCGACGATGTCGCGGAATGGCCGGTCATCATGGCAACCTCAATCCTGGCCATGATCCCGCCCGTCATCATCGTGGTGTCAATGCAAAAACTCTTCATCCGCGGCCTGGTCGAGAGCGAGAAATAA
- the denD gene encoding D-erythronate dehydrogenase codes for MKVLVIGAAGMVGRKLSDRIAEVPEILGGPIEKLTLVDVIKPTAPKKLADISDCQAVDLRQADAAETLIAGRPDMIIHLAAVVSGEAEADFDKGYDVNLKGSYSLLEAIRAEGKKEPYKPRFLFASSIAVFGAPFPEKITDEFFTTPLTSYGTQKAIIELLIADYSRRNILDGIGIRLPTICIRPGKPNAAASGFFSNILREPLSGVEAVLPVEHHVRHWFASPRAAVGFFTHAATLDLEKVGPRRNLMMPGLSATVGDEIAALERVAGPKIAGLIRDEPDETIRGIVDGWARDFSVKRALELGFTAEKTFDEIIKIHIDDELGGKIGG; via the coding sequence ATGAAAGTACTTGTCATTGGCGCAGCAGGTATGGTTGGTCGCAAACTGTCAGATCGGATTGCCGAGGTGCCAGAGATATTGGGCGGTCCCATCGAAAAACTGACACTGGTCGACGTGATCAAACCGACAGCTCCGAAAAAACTTGCCGACATCAGCGATTGTCAGGCGGTTGATCTCAGGCAGGCTGATGCAGCCGAGACGCTGATTGCAGGCAGACCAGACATGATCATCCATTTGGCTGCAGTTGTTTCGGGCGAAGCAGAAGCTGACTTTGACAAGGGATATGACGTCAACCTGAAAGGAAGCTACTCGCTTCTTGAGGCTATCCGGGCAGAAGGCAAAAAGGAGCCCTACAAACCTCGCTTCCTGTTTGCGTCTTCCATCGCTGTTTTCGGAGCCCCATTCCCTGAAAAGATCACGGACGAATTTTTTACCACCCCGTTGACCAGCTATGGCACGCAGAAAGCGATTATCGAGCTGCTTATTGCTGATTACAGTCGCAGGAACATTTTGGACGGAATCGGTATCCGCCTGCCGACGATTTGTATTCGCCCGGGAAAACCCAACGCAGCCGCTTCGGGCTTTTTTTCCAACATTCTACGCGAACCGCTATCGGGTGTTGAGGCTGTGCTACCGGTTGAGCATCATGTTCGGCACTGGTTCGCAAGTCCTCGCGCTGCGGTTGGCTTTTTCACCCATGCCGCAACCCTCGATCTGGAGAAGGTCGGCCCACGGCGTAATCTGATGATGCCGGGTCTTTCTGCTACCGTCGGGGACGAGATCGCTGCGCTTGAGCGGGTTGCCGGACCCAAGATCGCAGGCCTGATCCGTGATGAGCCGGACGAAACCATTCGCGGAATCGTCGATGGCTGGGCGCGTGACTTTAGCGTCAAGCGTGCTCTGGAACTTGGCTTCACCGCCGAAAAGACCTTTGATGAAATCATCAAGATCCATATCGATGATGAACTCGGCGGGAAAATTGGAGGCTGA